From a region of the Butyrivibrio sp. AE3004 genome:
- a CDS encoding DNA internalization-related competence protein ComEC/Rec2, giving the protein MKRPLSIIGGLIAAAVFLLLQILPAEEVSLPNDRAVITTIGTISGKEEKISSVSGEKRLIVYITGDDGRKVMLYMDNAEYKLPLGCTVKVRGKVRNFSGSRNPGEFDSYNYYRILKIKYSLTDTEVLGIGGKEDYLLEKLFDAKMYFEGILDSTLSCEDAGVMKAVLLGDKNGLDEDIKDSFKRNGIIHIMAVSGLHISIIGMTLYKLLRKAGSGIAPAAVPAIIVMYIYGVMCGMSTSAFRAIIMFMVHLGADIIGRTYDMLSALALSGIMLLCSQPLYIMHSGFLMSFGAVIAIGYVLPAMPEVVREGRLKIISASLSIMLVTLPINMSFYYTFPIYSVVLNVFILPLMSVLLLLGILCVFMGAFFIPLGSVLGIGCHLIIRWFIVCCDAGNLLPGNTWYAGHAKIWQVLVYMLFLTVFVVLKSREVQLFLKARGAKEEKIRQIIRVRYAFLAIGLLVLCVRIRPNLRITTLDVGQGDGIVIETKTANYLIDGGSTSKKKLAKYQIIPFLSYNGIGKLDAVIMTHEDEDHISGIIELIDEMKKSRGSVQIANLVLPEIDESAKGSGYRELVKKAVENDISVSYIGRDDMLWNRDIEIYCLGPRKNMLTDKPNAYSTVLYIKKGGFSGLFTGDVDGEGQEELRNYIKENRKEFENLTLLKVAHHGSRYTTDEEFLKLIKPKVALISCGINNRYNHPHKEVIERLEKIGAKIYITAEKGAITASVGENDIKIKTFID; this is encoded by the coding sequence ATGAAACGACCGCTAAGCATTATAGGGGGATTAATTGCAGCGGCTGTCTTTCTTCTTTTGCAGATTTTGCCTGCAGAAGAAGTTTCTTTGCCCAATGATCGGGCAGTGATCACAACAATCGGAACCATAAGCGGAAAAGAAGAAAAGATAAGTTCTGTTTCAGGAGAAAAGAGGCTTATCGTTTACATAACGGGTGATGATGGCAGAAAGGTTATGCTCTACATGGATAATGCAGAGTATAAGCTTCCTTTGGGATGCACTGTAAAGGTCAGGGGGAAAGTAAGGAATTTTTCCGGGAGCAGGAATCCCGGAGAGTTTGACAGCTATAATTATTACAGAATTTTAAAAATTAAATATAGTCTGACAGATACGGAAGTTCTCGGTATTGGAGGAAAAGAGGACTATCTTTTGGAAAAACTGTTCGATGCAAAAATGTATTTTGAAGGTATTTTGGACAGTACCTTAAGCTGTGAAGATGCCGGTGTTATGAAGGCGGTCCTTCTCGGGGACAAAAACGGATTGGATGAGGATATAAAGGATTCTTTTAAGAGAAATGGGATAATCCACATCATGGCAGTATCGGGACTTCATATATCAATTATCGGAATGACGTTATACAAACTATTGAGAAAGGCAGGGAGCGGGATTGCTCCTGCTGCAGTACCGGCGATAATTGTTATGTATATTTACGGAGTAATGTGCGGGATGAGCACATCAGCTTTCAGAGCGATCATCATGTTTATGGTGCATCTTGGTGCGGATATTATAGGCAGGACTTATGATATGCTGTCAGCACTTGCATTATCAGGTATCATGTTACTGTGTTCGCAGCCTTTGTATATTATGCACAGTGGATTTTTGATGTCCTTTGGAGCAGTTATTGCAATAGGGTATGTTTTACCTGCGATGCCCGAAGTGGTAAGAGAGGGCAGGCTGAAAATAATATCTGCCAGTCTTTCCATAATGCTGGTTACACTTCCCATAAACATGAGTTTCTATTATACCTTTCCCATTTACTCGGTCGTACTTAACGTATTTATACTTCCGCTTATGTCTGTTTTGTTGCTTCTTGGAATTCTATGTGTCTTTATGGGCGCTTTTTTTATCCCCTTAGGTTCTGTCTTAGGCATTGGTTGTCATCTGATTATCAGATGGTTTATCGTTTGCTGTGATGCAGGGAATTTACTACCGGGAAATACATGGTATGCGGGACATGCAAAGATATGGCAGGTCCTTGTATATATGCTTTTTCTTACAGTGTTTGTTGTACTTAAAAGCAGAGAAGTGCAACTTTTCCTGAAAGCAAGAGGAGCGAAGGAAGAAAAAATAAGACAGATCATAAGAGTAAGGTATGCGTTTTTGGCTATCGGTTTATTGGTTTTGTGTGTAAGAATAAGACCAAATCTTCGGATAACTACGCTTGATGTTGGTCAGGGAGACGGGATAGTTATTGAAACTAAAACAGCTAATTACCTTATTGACGGCGGAAGTACATCAAAGAAGAAATTAGCCAAATATCAGATTATTCCATTTCTGTCTTACAACGGAATCGGCAAGCTTGATGCGGTAATAATGACCCATGAGGACGAGGATCATATAAGCGGAATAATTGAGCTTATTGATGAAATGAAAAAAAGCAGAGGAAGTGTGCAGATTGCGAATCTTGTTTTGCCTGAAATTGATGAAAGCGCAAAGGGAAGCGGCTACCGTGAGCTTGTAAAAAAAGCGGTTGAAAACGATATTAGCGTATCCTATATAGGTAGAGATGATATGTTATGGAACAGAGATATTGAGATTTATTGTCTGGGACCAAGGAAGAATATGCTTACAGATAAGCCCAATGCATACTCCACGGTTTTATATATTAAAAAGGGCGGATTCAGTGGGCTTTTTACGGGAGATGTGGATGGCGAAGGCCAGGAAGAGCTTAGAAACTATATCAAGGAAAACAGAAAGGAATTCGAAAATCTTACACTTTTGAAGGTGGCTCATCATGGAAGCAGATATACAACAGATGAAGAGTTTCTTAAACTTATAAAGCCAAAGGTTGCGCTTATAAGCTGCGGAATTAATAACAGATATAATCATCCGCATAAGGAAGTCATAGAAAGACTGGAAAAGATAGGCGCAAAAATCTATATAACTGCGGAAAAAGGGGCTATAACGGCCTCTGTAGGCGAAAATGACATAAAAATAAAAACATTCATAGATTAA
- a CDS encoding GerMN domain-containing protein: protein MRITFGKITNLIMCFMLVFGCMAGCTSKDEADEANNIKVYYLNSEETGIIFQNYSVTSDLENTSQVIDELLTQMKTMPEKLEYEAPIYGPVNLLSYTLNGGILTLDFAGTYTSANKTTEILDRAAMVRTLTQIPGVEYVTFTVEGAPLLDGNGNMIGNMSADNFVYNAGNEINAYEKAELVLYFADEDGQELIPVYRTVVYNSNILMQRLVIEQVLNGPNTDLACPTLNSQAKINSVSVRDGVCYVDFDSAINTRTGNVDPKIALYSLVNTICETADVNKVQMSVNGSSDVNFMEKISLGTVFERNLDIVRQ, encoded by the coding sequence ATGAGAATTACATTCGGTAAGATCACAAATTTAATAATGTGCTTTATGCTCGTTTTTGGCTGTATGGCCGGTTGCACAAGCAAGGATGAGGCTGATGAAGCAAACAACATAAAGGTGTATTATCTGAATTCGGAAGAGACGGGAATAATTTTCCAGAACTATTCAGTTACTTCAGATTTGGAAAATACATCGCAGGTAATAGATGAGCTTCTTACTCAGATGAAAACCATGCCTGAAAAGCTTGAATATGAAGCTCCGATTTACGGACCGGTTAATCTTCTTTCTTATACTTTGAACGGAGGAATTCTTACGCTGGATTTCGCTGGTACATATACATCTGCAAACAAGACTACCGAAATACTCGACAGGGCAGCCATGGTCAGAACCCTGACCCAGATCCCGGGGGTAGAGTATGTGACTTTTACTGTTGAGGGAGCACCGCTTCTTGATGGAAATGGTAACATGATTGGTAATATGTCTGCAGACAACTTTGTTTACAATGCCGGAAATGAGATAAATGCATACGAGAAGGCTGAACTTGTTCTTTATTTTGCGGATGAGGATGGGCAGGAACTGATTCCGGTATATAGGACTGTTGTATATAACAGTAATATCCTTATGCAAAGACTTGTTATTGAGCAGGTGTTAAACGGACCCAATACTGATCTGGCATGTCCTACATTAAACTCACAGGCAAAGATTAACTCTGTGTCTGTACGAGACGGTGTGTGCTACGTCGACTTTGATTCTGCTATCAATACCAGAACCGGTAATGTCGATCCTAAGATTGCACTCTATTCTCTTGTTAATACAATTTGTGAGACTGCTGATGTCAATAAGGTTCAGATGTCTGTAAACGGTTCATCTGACGTTAATTTTATGGAGAAGATTTCACTCGGTACCGTATTTGAGAGGAATCTTGATATAGTAAGACAATAA
- a CDS encoding sensor histidine kinase, whose amino-acid sequence MIYNPFKSLRFRIFLIVFITGLVSCLVIHLAVLESYEDRAVNVRESEVSTQLMILANHLINYSYFSDTTSDVINAELDLLANLYDGRVMVIDSNLTIRKDTYGISEGKTIISEEVVKCLKSGVSGSTAVYDKNNHYIEMTAPIIETLTYESGDRAAESTTQDVVRGVLLISVSTDYIATTMDVLSRRAITIEVIAIIILLVLAWYMSGRLLKPFDRITSAINDVKAGFTNDPIPASDYYETEHIIQAFNQLLVKMNALDTSRQEFVSNVSHELKTPITSMKVLADSLIMQEDVPNEVYRDFMADIAAEVDRENQIINDLLELVRMDKKATPLNITSVDVVQMMEIILKRVRPIARKHNIELTLETTREITAEIDEVKLSLALMNLVENAVKYNKDDGFVKVKLDADHQYFTCEVSDSGIGIPEDSLDKIYERFYRVDKSRSREIGGTGLGLAITHNAILMHRGTIEVKSEENVGTTFTVRIPLIYMQSLE is encoded by the coding sequence ATGATTTATAATCCATTCAAAAGTCTTAGATTCAGAATATTTTTAATTGTGTTTATCACGGGGCTTGTTTCATGCCTCGTGATTCATTTAGCAGTTCTTGAAAGCTATGAGGATCGTGCTGTTAATGTGAGAGAATCGGAAGTCTCTACACAGCTCATGATCCTGGCAAATCATCTTATAAATTACAGTTATTTTTCAGATACAACTTCAGATGTTATTAATGCTGAGCTTGATCTTCTTGCAAATTTGTATGACGGAAGAGTTATGGTCATTGACAGTAACCTTACCATTCGTAAGGATACCTATGGAATAAGTGAAGGCAAGACTATCATTTCAGAGGAAGTGGTCAAATGCTTAAAAAGCGGAGTTTCGGGTTCTACAGCCGTTTATGATAAGAATAATCATTATATTGAAATGACGGCGCCGATCATAGAAACTCTGACTTACGAAAGCGGAGACAGGGCTGCGGAAAGTACTACACAGGATGTTGTAAGAGGTGTCCTTTTAATAAGTGTTTCAACGGATTATATTGCAACAACCATGGATGTTCTTTCAAGAAGGGCGATAACCATCGAAGTTATAGCTATTATAATCCTGCTGGTACTGGCATGGTATATGTCGGGAAGACTTCTTAAGCCTTTCGACAGGATTACTTCCGCGATCAATGATGTAAAAGCGGGCTTTACAAATGATCCTATTCCTGCATCTGATTATTATGAGACTGAGCATATTATACAGGCGTTTAATCAGTTGCTTGTCAAGATGAATGCCCTTGATACTTCAAGGCAGGAATTTGTATCCAACGTGTCGCATGAGCTTAAAACTCCTATCACTTCAATGAAGGTACTTGCAGACTCTCTTATTATGCAGGAGGATGTACCAAATGAAGTATACAGGGATTTCATGGCGGACATTGCTGCTGAAGTAGACAGAGAGAATCAGATTATCAATGACCTTCTCGAACTTGTAAGAATGGACAAGAAGGCAACTCCGCTTAATATTACATCTGTCGATGTAGTACAGATGATGGAGATTATTTTAAAGAGAGTCAGACCTATAGCAAGGAAGCATAACATAGAACTGACACTGGAGACTACAAGAGAAATTACGGCAGAGATAGATGAGGTAAAGCTGTCGCTGGCCCTCATGAATCTTGTTGAAAATGCTGTAAAGTACAATAAGGACGATGGCTTTGTAAAAGTAAAGCTTGATGCGGATCACCAATATTTTACTTGTGAGGTAAGTGATTCCGGAATCGGAATTCCGGAGGATAGCCTGGATAAGATTTACGAAAGATTTTACAGAGTAGATAAATCAAGATCAAGAGAGATTGGCGGTACGGGCCTTGGCCTTGCAATTACGCATAATGCTATCCTGATGCACAGAGGAACAATTGAAGTTAAGAGTGAGGAAAATGTAGGAACCACATTCACGGTTCGCATTCCTCTTATTTATATGCAGTCATTGGAATGA
- a CDS encoding response regulator transcription factor yields the protein MAKRVLVVDDEKTIVKGIRYSLEQDGMKVDSAFDGEEALNYAHANTYDMILLDVMLPKMDGFEVCQQIREFSNVPIVMLTAKGDDMDKILGLEYGADDYITKPFNILEVKARIKAIMRRTNKPEIQEKVLTFGDLTINEEYRRVYVGEREVNLTSREFDVLEYLVHTPGKVYNRIELLHAVWGEDFPGDERTVDVHVRRLREKLENNPSEPRYVRTKWGSGYYFQA from the coding sequence ATGGCAAAAAGGGTATTAGTTGTTGATGACGAAAAAACAATTGTAAAAGGAATACGATACAGCCTTGAACAGGACGGAATGAAAGTTGACAGTGCCTTTGACGGTGAAGAGGCTTTGAACTATGCACATGCTAATACCTATGACATGATTCTGCTCGATGTTATGCTTCCTAAAATGGACGGATTTGAAGTTTGTCAGCAGATAAGAGAGTTTTCAAATGTCCCGATAGTTATGCTTACGGCTAAAGGCGATGACATGGATAAAATTCTCGGACTTGAATACGGTGCTGATGATTATATAACAAAGCCTTTCAATATTCTTGAGGTAAAGGCACGCATCAAGGCTATCATGAGGAGAACCAATAAACCTGAGATCCAGGAAAAAGTGCTCACTTTCGGTGATCTGACGATAAATGAGGAATACAGAAGAGTATACGTCGGAGAGAGAGAAGTAAATCTCACAAGCAGAGAGTTTGATGTGCTGGAGTATTTGGTTCACACTCCCGGAAAAGTATATAACAGAATCGAGCTCTTGCATGCTGTTTGGGGCGAGGATTTCCCCGGCGATGAGAGAACTGTTGATGTACATGTAAGAAGACTTAGGGAGAAGCTTGAGAATAACCCAAGTGAACCAAGATATGTCAGAACAAAATGGGGTTCAGGTTATTACTTCCAGGCCTGA
- a CDS encoding amino acid-binding protein: protein MLKQVSIYAENKKGCFQNITGILRKNDINILGSVTNDSAEYGIIRMVVSDPERCIDVLRSEGYICKTTHVLGIECPDAVGALDNILKSLYESNINVNYIYLSFNRESGLPIMVMHTDDVYAVENILVNKGYKSI from the coding sequence ATGTTAAAACAGGTATCTATTTACGCTGAAAACAAAAAGGGGTGTTTTCAGAACATCACAGGAATTCTCAGAAAAAATGATATTAATATACTCGGATCTGTAACCAACGATTCTGCCGAATACGGTATTATCAGAATGGTTGTTTCCGATCCCGAAAGGTGTATTGATGTTTTGAGATCCGAGGGATATATTTGCAAAACCACTCATGTCCTTGGTATTGAATGTCCGGACGCAGTAGGTGCGCTTGATAATATCCTCAAATCATTATATGAAAGCAATATCAACGTCAACTATATTTATCTGTCATTTAACCGTGAATCGGGACTTCCTATCATGGTTATGCATACAGACGATGTATATGCTGTTGAGAACATACTCGTAAACAAGGGTTACAAATCAATTTAA